DNA from Arthrobacter sp. StoSoilB19:
GGCGCATCGCGGCGAGCGTTCCCAGGACAAAGCGGTGCGGCAGGCGCGCCTTCTGCGCCAGCGCGTCGGCAAGGTCCGTGGGATCGGTGCAGCTCATCAGGAGCACGGCCGGAAGGGCGATCGCAAAGCCGCGCAGGAGGAAGCCGATGCCCAGCTGCAGGGAACCTTCGCTCATGGACCAGATCCCGGCGTCGAGCAGGATCCGGCCGCTGTCCGGGGCCAGGATGGAGGTGCTCCAGCCACCCACGGCAGCGGCAAGGATCAGCGGCCAGCCGCGCTGCCACAGCAGGGACAGGGTGAGCCCGGCCAGGGGAAAGAGCAGAAGCTCAAAGACCAGGGCCACGGACGCCGAAACCCAGTCGATGGACAGCGCCAGGACGGCGGTGATCAGCAGGACGGCAGCGAACTTGCTTAGTGGATTGGCGCGGACCAGGAGGGCATGGTTGCCGCCCAGGGTGAGTTGCTGCCTCATGGCGCCACCGCTTCCGCCGCGGCCATCCGCAGTTCGGCCCCGCCCAAGGCCTGGGTGAATTCGGCGTCATGGGTCACGGACACCACGGCAGTGCCGGCATCCAGGAGCTCGGACAGGAAGGACGCCAGCTCGGCCCATGTGTTGGCGTCCTGCCCGAACGTGGGTTCATCCAGGACCAGGACCTGCGGGCTGGCGGCAAGGACGGTGGCCACGGACAGCCGCCGCTTCTCGCCACCGGAGAGCGTGTAGGGGTTGGCGTCCACCAGCGCGGTGAGCCGCAGCCGCTCCAGCAGTTCGTCCACCCGATCCCCGCCGTGGCCCAGGTGCCGGGGGCCGAACAGCAGTTCGTCAAGCACCCTGCCGGTCACGAACTGGTGCTCCGGCTCCTGGAACACCGTCCCCACTCGGGAAATCAGCTGATCCGCCTTCCACCGGTACGGGTCAATGCCGGCACCGCGGCTCAGGTCCATGGTGGCGGAGACCTTTCCGGACACCGGTTCCAGCAGCCCTGCCAGGGTCAGGGCGAAAGTGGACTTACCGGCGCCGTTGGGACCCGTCACGGCGAGCGCCTGCCCGGCGCGCACCTGCGCGGCCAGGCCTTCCTGGACCGGTGACGGCGGAATCTTCCTTAAGCCCTTGCGTCGGGGACGTTCGCGGGCGACTGCCAACTGTTCGGCTGCGAGCAGGAGGTTTCCCGTGCCGGGGGCCGGGACCACCGCCCGGGCACGGGTTGCCGGGACGTAGCCGGGGACCCACACACCGGCGGCGGCCAGCATGGCCCGCGCCTCCGTGAGCACCTGGTCCGGCGGCCCGTCCAGGAGTACGGCAGGATCCGCGGCGGAGCCCGGCTGCAGGACCACGATCCGGTCCACCAGGTCCTTCCACACGGACACCCGGTGCTCCACCACCACCAGCGTGGCCCCGGTCTTGTCCAGGCACCGCGCCACGGCATCGCGGACCTCCAACACGCCGTCCGGGTCCAGGTTGGCGGTTGGCTCATCCAGGAGGATCAGGCCCGGGCGCATGGCCAGGATGCCGGCCAGCGCCAGGCGCTGCTTTTGCCCGCCGGACAGGGCCGACGTCGGGTGGTCCAGCGGCAGGTGGGACAGTCCGACGTCGGCAAGCGCCTCGTGCACGCGCGCCCAGATTGCTTCCCGTGGGACGGCAAGGTTTTCGGCACCGAAGGCGACGTCGTCCCCCACCCGCGACAGGACCACCTGCGTCTCGGGGTCCTGCTGCATAAGTCCGGCGCGCCCGCGCTGGGCGCGGGGCACGGCGCCGTCAACCAGCAGCGAACCCGACTCGTCGGCGTCCCCCGCCTCGCCGCCGTCGTCGTTGATGTCCCCCAGCACCCCTGCGAGCGCGTGCAGGAGCGTGGACTTCCCGGCGCCCGAGGGGCCGAGCAGGAGCACCCGCTCCCCCGGGCTGATGTCCAGGTCAAGCGCATGGACGGCAGGCTTGGCCCTGCCGGCGTGCCGCCATCCCCAGCCCCGGGCTGTGACGGCGGCAGGGCGGACGGTGCCGCCGTCACGCTGGGCTGGTGCCATCAGGAGAAGACAGGCTCCGTGGCGGCCTTGCGCGAAGCGAAGGAGCTCAGCACGCCGGTACGCGCCAGGCCGCGGGTGGCCAGCCAGGACAGGGCGCCGGCGAGAATGGCGCCGGAGAGGGTGGTCAGCACGATGTACGCCAGCTTGTCCGCACCGGAGTAGGCGATGTTCCAGCCCCACGGTGCGAATGAGTCATTCAGTCCGCAGAAGAATCCAGCCGCGGCGCCTGCCAGCAGGGAGACGGGCAGGTTGAACTTGCGGTAGACGAAGATGGCGAAGATGATTTCCGCGCCGAGGCCCTGGATGAAGCCGGAGAAGAGGACCGAGGCACCGTACTGGGAACCCATGAGGAGTTCCCCGGTGGCGGCCACGGTTTCACAGAACAGGGCGGCCCCGGGCTTGCGGATGATCAGCATTCCCAGCACGCCGGGAATCATCCAGCCGCCCGCCAGCAGCCCGGTCAGGGGCGGGTAGGCGGCATTCATGGGGGCAGAAAGCGCGGCTGCTCCCTGGTCCCACGCCCAGAAAATGACGCCGCCCGCGATGGCCACCAGCGCGGCGACCACGATGTCCACGACGCGCCAGGACTTACTGGTGGTCTTCTTGATTGCTGCAGTACTCATGTGATCCTCCTGGGAAACAGGAGGGGAAAGTGGACCCGGCTGACGGCTGTTGCCGTGCAGCCGCGGCACTTTGAGAACTCGACTCCCTTGCGCCGGTACTAACCGGATCAGGTTCGAGGGTCTGCGGCTGTCCGCACTCTCAGCGCCCACCTGCGGTGCCCGGCTTGTGCCAGGATGTCCGACGGCGGCGCTCCCCTGTCGTTATTAGTGGTGCTTTTGGATGGGTAAGGCTTTTTGAACTGCCCTTCCGGGCGTGGTCAAGTTTACACCTGGCGGGGGTAGATTGAGGGCCATGAGCGCCATTCCACCGGATGTGACCGGATTCGATCCTGATTCCGCCGACGCCCAGCTGGAGGGGTCACTGGAAGCGTCGATCGCCCGCATCGAGGCGGAGGTCCGGGAGCTCCAGTTCCCCGGCTTTTCGCTGGATGACGCGTTGAACCTGGGCCTGCTCCTGGTGGAGCTGGGCAAGGAGCGGTCCCTTCCCATCGCCATCGACATCACCAAGGGCGAGCAGGTCCTGTTCCACGTCGCGCTCCCGGGCGCCACGCCGGACAACGGGCACTGGATCCGCGCCAAGCAGCGCACTGCCGCCCGGTACGAGGTGCCGTCACTTTTGGTGGGGCTTCGCGGCCGGCTGGGCGGCGGCCGGATCGAGGACAACGCCTGGTTCGACCAATCCCGGTATGCAGCCCATGGCGGCGCCTTTCCGATCTACGTCACCGGCGTGGGCGCCGTGGCCACGCTGACCGTCTCCGGGTTGCCGCAGCTGCAGGACCATGACCTGGTGGTTGAGGCGCTGCGCGACATCCTGGGGTCGTCGCTGCGGGATTAGGCGCCGGTTGACCTGCCGCCAACAGGAAGCCTGCTTAGCTTTTATTAGTAATCATGCTTACTATATTGGTTCCCGGGTTTCGAGGAGGACAGGGCATGGGAGTCACCATGGGCGGTCCCGCGTTCGTTCCCGTCACCAGCGCGGCAGACCAAGGAGCACCATGAGAATCCCGGAATCCAGAGGCCCCCTCAGCAACGCCCTGTTCGCACTCCTTGCGCAGGCTCCGGCCGAAGCCGGGACGGGGCTGGACGGGCTGTACCACCTCGCGGCACGGCAGGTGGCCGGCACTAGTGACATCATCGGCGACGAGGACATCCAGCTGGCCCTCTTCTGCCTCTACGAGCTCCACTATTCCGGCCTGGCCGGCGTCTCCGACGACTGGGAGTGGGAGCCGGCGTTAATCCGGGTCCGGCAGCTGGTCGAGGCACCGTTTGAGGCAGCCCTCCGTACCGCCGCGCACCAGGCCGCCGCAGACTTCGAACTGCCTGCCGGTGCCCTGACCAGCGACCAGGTAGCCGACGTCCTGTTCGGCCTCGCAGCCACGGACACCGGGCCCAGCGTCTCCCGCTACGTCGCCAGGAAGGCGGGCCTGGACCAGCTCCGGGAGTTCCTGATCCACAAGTCGATGTACCAGCTGAAGGAAGCCGACCCGCATACATGGGCCATTCCGCGGCTCAGCGGACGGCCCAAGGCGGCCCTGGTGGAAATCCAGGCGGATGAATACGGCGGCGGCCGCCCCGAGCGCATGCACAGCGCGCTGTTCGCCCGGACCATGCGCGGTTTGGGCCTCGACGTCAGCTACGGCGCGTACGTGGATGCCGTCCCCGCCGTCTCCCTCGCGTCCGTCAACCTCATGTCGCTGTGCGGCCTGAACCGGCGGCTCCGGGGTGCCATCACCGGCCACCTGGCGATCTACGAGATGACCTCCTCCCAGCCCAACCGGTTCTACGGCAACGGATTCCGCCGGCACGGTTTCGGCGCGGACGTCACCCACTACTTC
Protein-coding regions in this window:
- a CDS encoding energy-coupling factor transporter transmembrane component T, whose product is MRQQLTLGGNHALLVRANPLSKFAAVLLITAVLALSIDWVSASVALVFELLLFPLAGLTLSLLWQRGWPLILAAAVGGWSTSILAPDSGRILLDAGIWSMSEGSLQLGIGFLLRGFAIALPAVLLMSCTDPTDLADALAQKARLPHRFVLGTLAAMRLVGLMAEEWQTIGMARRARGVGSRGSVAQRVKATLGQSFGLLVQAIRRASRLAVTMEARGFGGGNRTWARESTFSALDLGVVAGGVLVAGLALFAALAAGTWNMVWLGS
- a CDS encoding ATP-binding cassette domain-containing protein, which translates into the protein MAPAQRDGGTVRPAAVTARGWGWRHAGRAKPAVHALDLDISPGERVLLLGPSGAGKSTLLHALAGVLGDINDDGGEAGDADESGSLLVDGAVPRAQRGRAGLMQQDPETQVVLSRVGDDVAFGAENLAVPREAIWARVHEALADVGLSHLPLDHPTSALSGGQKQRLALAGILAMRPGLILLDEPTANLDPDGVLEVRDAVARCLDKTGATLVVVEHRVSVWKDLVDRIVVLQPGSAADPAVLLDGPPDQVLTEARAMLAAAGVWVPGYVPATRARAVVPAPGTGNLLLAAEQLAVARERPRRKGLRKIPPSPVQEGLAAQVRAGQALAVTGPNGAGKSTFALTLAGLLEPVSGKVSATMDLSRGAGIDPYRWKADQLISRVGTVFQEPEHQFVTGRVLDELLFGPRHLGHGGDRVDELLERLRLTALVDANPYTLSGGEKRRLSVATVLAASPQVLVLDEPTFGQDANTWAELASFLSELLDAGTAVVSVTHDAEFTQALGGAELRMAAAEAVAP
- a CDS encoding ECF transporter S component encodes the protein MSTAAIKKTTSKSWRVVDIVVAALVAIAGGVIFWAWDQGAAALSAPMNAAYPPLTGLLAGGWMIPGVLGMLIIRKPGAALFCETVAATGELLMGSQYGASVLFSGFIQGLGAEIIFAIFVYRKFNLPVSLLAGAAAGFFCGLNDSFAPWGWNIAYSGADKLAYIVLTTLSGAILAGALSWLATRGLARTGVLSSFASRKAATEPVFS
- a CDS encoding heme-degrading domain-containing protein; translation: MSAIPPDVTGFDPDSADAQLEGSLEASIARIEAEVRELQFPGFSLDDALNLGLLLVELGKERSLPIAIDITKGEQVLFHVALPGATPDNGHWIRAKQRTAARYEVPSLLVGLRGRLGGGRIEDNAWFDQSRYAAHGGAFPIYVTGVGAVATLTVSGLPQLQDHDLVVEALRDILGSSLRD
- a CDS encoding iron-containing redox enzyme family protein, which codes for MRIPESRGPLSNALFALLAQAPAEAGTGLDGLYHLAARQVAGTSDIIGDEDIQLALFCLYELHYSGLAGVSDDWEWEPALIRVRQLVEAPFEAALRTAAHQAAADFELPAGALTSDQVADVLFGLAATDTGPSVSRYVARKAGLDQLREFLIHKSMYQLKEADPHTWAIPRLSGRPKAALVEIQADEYGGGRPERMHSALFARTMRGLGLDVSYGAYVDAVPAVSLASVNLMSLCGLNRRLRGAITGHLAIYEMTSSQPNRFYGNGFRRHGFGADVTHYFDEHVEADAVHEQIAGRDLAGGLVEAEPELLADVLFGATAAMALDGRLSAHLMSSWEAGASSLRAAVPAAA